Below is a window of uncultured Cohaesibacter sp. DNA.
GTCATGCCTTCAAGACAGCAACTCTTGATGCTGGCACCAGACAAATTGACTTCGTCCATTTGCAGTCCGGAGAGATTGGCCTTGGTCATAGAGCATCCAGACATGTTCAGATTTTCGAGCGAACAGCCGGAAAAGTTGATATCCGAATAACTGCTCCCCGACAAATTCACGTCATGAAATGAAACCCCGCTCAGGTTCACATCTTCAAAACTCGACCCGGACAAATCACAAGTCTCGGCCTCAATCTGGTCTTTCAAGCCA
It encodes the following:
- a CDS encoding pentapeptide repeat-containing protein, whose product is MRLNGLKDQIEAETCDLSGSSFEDVNLSGVSFHDVNLSGSSYSDINFSGCSLENLNMSGCSMTKANLSGLQMDEVNLSGASIKSCCLEGMTIDGIEVTALLKSWKAQHGDHKGS